Genomic DNA from Setaria italica strain Yugu1 chromosome V, Setaria_italica_v2.0, whole genome shotgun sequence:
TCCCCtctgccgctcgccgcggcgcgAGGTATATATAGAGGGGAGAGGgtgggcgcggcgcgcgagcagCTGGGGAACCTGCGGCGGCCACCTAGCCCGCTGGCTTCGCTAGCTACCCGTCAGCTACAGGCGTGGACACGGGCAGCTAGACTAGCCAGGTGCCGTGTGGCGCTGCGCCGCGTTGTGTGACAGGTAGGTATGCGGCGTGGCCGTGGGGGTTTGACACTTTGACGTACGAAACGGGAAGGAATAAttcggccggcgcggcgcggcgcggcggttcAGCTCGGCCGCTCGGCCGGCTGCCTTTGGGGGAGAGAAGAATCGAGGGCAAAGCCATATTCCAACGTGTTCCTTCCCTTCCAATCCGGACTATTCAGTTCGGTTGCGCGGCGGCGCAAGTTTGGCGATCTCCGCGTGCCAACTCGCGATGCTTTTCCGACGTGCTTTCGGACGTCGTATCCTGTCATCCCTGACACCAGTTCGTGTTCTGTCCTGGCGTCAAGAAAAAGTTGATCGGGTCGTTTACTAggcgtgtttggatacacctgtcatatcggatgtttgatactaattaggagtattaaatatagtctaattacaaaattaatggagtctaattcgcgagataaatctattaagcctaattagttcatgatttgacaatgtggtgttatagtaaccatttgctaatgatggattaattaggtttaatagattcgtctctcgaattagtatagggttctgcaattacttttataattagctcatatttaatcatcctaattagcgtccaaaTCTGATGTGATCCTTTTAAAATTTAGtgcctcgtatcaaacacccggTTTGGTCGGGCCGAAGGAGGATATGCTATGGTCGTCGTGTTCGTCCCCACGTGTGCGAATCTGCGTGTGCGGGTAAATGACAAGACGTCCGGCAAAGGGATTGCACGCGTGGAGCAGAGACTAGGAACAGTACCATATGTCCATATTGCTCTGCGACAGAAACTGCGGCGTTGCGTATTTGCCATATTGGGAGAGGAAATCTCCTTTTCTTGCTGAACAGATTTTGTTTGGACGGCACGTATGCTTCAGTTGGAAATTGCCACATGCCTATTTGCTCCTCTCACTGTAGACCATGGAGTATGCTTGCGGCATGACAAATTTCACCATACAAGGCCATGGATGTTACATTGTTACTGTTACTGGTGTCAAATCGTACGTCTGGGTTCGGTAAACGCGCCTGCACACAGTAGGTCCAGTGACCGATCGACGACTTGCTTGCCTCATCGCATATGCATCATCTCTGATCAAGTTGGGTTGACAGTGCCGTTTGCGAGGCATCAGGTAATCTCTCGTGGATACACAAAgaacaaacaaaaacaaaattctGAATCAGGATAAGCTGAGCTTCGAAGTGTCAATCGTGCTGCTAACTCTAACCCACCTGGCAATTAGCCAGACCGGCAGTTGCCATGAGGATCAgcttagctagctagctaggttgCACGCGCGGCTAGGATGCTAAACCCTAGCATACCAAACACGCAACTTTTGTAATGAACCCGTCGTTAGGACAGGAGCCGTTGTTCCGGTGCTCTTGACATCCGGCTGTGCGCAACGAACTTAACGTGCTTCAGCTGGTAACTAAAGGGAAACGGGCACGTCAATGTCGCGGGCTGGAAAGCAAAAGCAAGAGGGCCCCCGGCATGCCGCATTGCTTTTGCTTGACTTGAAAAGACTATCAAAATTGCAAGCTACTGTACTGCTGCAAGTTAGGCCCTTGGCTTATCCGGCCTGCGTATCAGATGATTAGATCATGGCTGTTGTAATACATCGCATACTGCTTCCAGGGTTCATACGTATTGGTTCCTGTTAATTTTGTATGCAGTATTTTTTTTACAAGTCGTGCAACTAGTTAGCAACAAATGGTGCATTCAGTTCTGAAGAAGACGCGAGTCACTGAGTTACTGTAGCTTCAGATAAACTTGCAGGACCATATATCCTTATGCCCGTAAAAGCAAGAGCGTGCGGTGCCGTCATTGTCGAGTACATTATGGGGATAAAACCAAATTGCCACGCACCTGTGCCGCTGAATTTTCAGAGCTTACTTCTGGGAAACGGACAATCTACCAGTTGTCCGTACAGAGTAACTCGATAGAATATCCATCGACTCTGGACTCTAGCCACGAGTCCCGTCCCCGTAGCTTTCTACTGTGCCGTGGTGGCAGCATTTCAACGCACAGAAAAGTGGCGTGTTGGCTTAGCGCTACAGGCGTGGGTCATACACCTGTAACTTGGACGAGCGGACAGGGCGGTAAGGCATTGGAGCAGAGCAGGCATTGGCGCATTGCACCAGCCGGCGGTGCTCTGCACGCCACAGGCACTTCTCAGGACTGGTGTTAGTAGTACGGTTTGGATAAGGATACGAGCATCGTGCGATTGACGACGAATAATATAGGTAGTTTAACAAAAAGATGCGCCAGAAATTCGTGATTCTTTTGGCAAGTAAATGCCTCTGTTAATAATGCAGGAGTGCTATCACATCAACTTTGCTAACAGCTGATTACCGAGCCAGAGACCCAGTTGGTTTTTGTTTTCCAAGCAATGCAGAAGAATTTAAAAGATCACCTGTGCACTCCAATTTTCGGCACAAGCAAAATCACGCGACGAGAACAACGATGGGGCTCCTCACGACATGGACGCCGTCGCTCCACGCGTACGATCCCGCAACGAACTGCCCCCTCACCACGCCTCCGTTACTCGTCCCCGTCGCTCTCGCTTCCATCCGTATCGTGAACACCTTCttctcgccggcgcgcgcgaaGCGGAGCCGCCTCGGCGAGACCTTGACGGAAACGCCCGCGGGCTCGGCCACGGCGACGGCGTACCGCGCCTCTCCGGACCCGACGTTTGTCACCGTCCGGCGCACGGTCACCGTGCCGTTGAGGCCGTGCACGGCCACCGAGGGGTGGTTCAGCtggtacggcggcggcgggcgcgccggGCACGGGACGGAGCGGTCGAGCTGGGAGCCGGCGCTCGCGCACGCGAAGCTGAGGTAGTCCTCGTACGACGCGTCGTACACAAGGCCCGGGTCCAGCGCGTGGTTGGGCCGGATGTGGCCCGACCCGTAGTCCATGGGACCCCCGACCGAGCCGTCCCCGTTCATTATTGGGCCGCCTTCTGCGTTGTTGGTCGTTGCTGCGGGGCAAAACATAGAGCTTGATGATTATTTATTTGGTTGGGATTTAAGAAATTCCGATGCGGAGTGGGGAGCAACGGCCATGAGATGTTTACCGGTGGTCATGATGGCCGATCGGATCGCGGCGGCGCTCCAGTCGGGGTGGGCGGCcttgaggaggaggacggcggcggagacgtGCGGGCACGACATGGACGTCCCCGACATGATGTTGTACTGCACCACGCGGTGGTCGCCGTCGAGCTTCGTCGGCGACGACGCCTCGCTCCACGCCGCCAGGATGTTCAGCCCCGGCGCCGTAATGTCCGGCTGTATCGGGGGCACAGGTGAAATTAGTACACGGTCCAGGACAAAATAGTTGGTGATTATGAGATCTGTACGTACTTTGAGGATGTTGGGCTCGAGGACGTTGGGGCCGCGCGACGAGAACTGCGCCATCACCGGCGACGGCCGGACGTCCACGACGGTCCTCGACGGGACAAGAACCGCGGTCGGGCTCGAGCTGGAATTGATGTAGCCGAGGATGGTTTTCGCATCAGCCGCGGAGACCGCGGTGCCCGGGAGGATGTGCGCGTCGACGGGGACCTCGCTGCCGGATGCCGGTGGGTTGCCGAGCAGaatggccgcgccgcccgcgcgctTCACCTCAAGACCTTTCCCGACCCTCAGGCCACTGCCTCTCAAGCACACGACGATCTTGCCTCGCACCTTGTCGGCCGACAAAGAGTTCGGCAAGCATTGGCTGCGCCGTTGAACAATGTTAGCACTAAGCACTGTCCATCGTCAGTAATTGAAGACGGGTTACTGCAGTTGATTACTCACTTGGAAACGTTAGCGGGAGTCCCAGGAACAACGGCATCTGCTGCATAAACCATAGGATACGGCTTGTTGCCGGGGAGCTGGAATGGTGTTACAGTTTGGCCCTGGTTCAAGACAAACCACAAGTCACATGTCACACTCCACTCGTTGCATGCACACAGAAGAACACGGCACGGTCCTCGTCTGCTTACCATGATCCCCACGCCATTGCCAAGCTTGATCGGGGAGTCGAAGGCGCGGTCGATGCTGCTGGCGCCGACCGTGAGCATCCAGGGCGCGAGGTTGGAGACGGTGGCCGGCTTGGGGCCCGAGTTCCCGCCGCTGCACGAGACGACGACGCCGCGCCTCGCCGCGTGCAGCGCGCCGACGGCGATGCCGT
This window encodes:
- the LOC101753958 gene encoding subtilisin-like protease SBT5.6 — translated: MRGAVAPPSLFLPLFLVLSSLSLVSSASGKQDQVYIVYLGGHAGAKVEEAILEDHHALLRSVKGSEEEARASLLYSYKHTLNGFAAILSREEATELSERSEVVSAFRSEGRWAPHTTRSWQFLGFEEGLKGPDGSDWLPSLDKSSGDVIVGVLDSGIWPESKSFSDEGLGPVPARWKGVCQSGESFSSSSCNRKIIGARYYLKAYEAHYKALNTTYAFRSPRDHDGHGTHTASTVAGRTVPGVSALGGFAAGTASGGAPLARLAVYKVCWPIPGPNPNIENTCFEADMLAAMDDAVGDGVDVMSVSIGSSGAPMRFEDDGIAVGALHAARRGVVVSCSGGNSGPKPATVSNLAPWMLTVGASSIDRAFDSPIKLGNGVGIMGQTVTPFQLPGNKPYPMVYAADAVVPGTPANVSNQCLPNSLSADKVRGKIVVCLRGSGLRVGKGLEVKRAGGAAILLGNPPASGSEVPVDAHILPGTAVSAADAKTILGYINSSSSPTAVLVPSRTVVDVRPSPVMAQFSSRGPNVLEPNILKPDITAPGLNILAAWSEASSPTKLDGDHRVVQYNIMSGTSMSCPHVSAAVLLLKAAHPDWSAAAIRSAIMTTATTNNAEGGPIMNGDGSVGGPMDYGSGHIRPNHALDPGLVYDASYEDYLSFACASAGSQLDRSVPCPARPPPPYQLNHPSVAVHGLNGTVTVRRTVTNVGSGEARYAVAVAEPAGVSVKVSPRRLRFARAGEKKVFTIRMEARATGTSNGGVVRGQFVAGSYAWSDGVHVVRSPIVVLVA